The Arachis ipaensis cultivar K30076 chromosome B03, Araip1.1, whole genome shotgun sequence region AATTGAAcgttagaaataaatagttgctCAAATAAATAGCAAACTACTAGCATTTTGAAGAAGGCATCCATGAATAAGTATGGAATGAAGATAAGGAGAAATAGTGTCTTTACATGGTAACTAACTAAGCTACATTAGCATGCTGCTTTACTAATTTACAAAAGACATCTATACTCAAAAATCAAGGACGCTTCCTTTTCCTGCAAGCAAATGACAAAGCATAAGCACCTGATAATTTACCATAATGAACAATTCAAGGTCAAATATGAATGAGACCACCAGAAACCTAAGCAATAAAGAGAAAGAACCTTCTCAGAGCTAGATGATCGAAACTCTTCCCAAAATCTCTTGAAGTCCAATTTCAGTTCATGTTTATCCCTGATTTAAAGCTAGAAAAGGTCATAATCATATGTATCATTAAAAGTGAAGCATGTGAtgtaataatttaaaattgaaaataaaaaataaaaagcttgagAATCAGTTCTCACCAAATATTATACATCAATTACAAGAATTTGAAATTAGAGGCACTAAATGAAAGAACATGAGTTCATATCTTATTCTTATCTTTTTAGTAAATGTGCTTTCCTCCAATAATATAATCCCACCTACTTCCTTCTTTTTGCTTTTACTATTCTAGCTCCATTATTACTCTCAATCATAAATTTAAGGTTCAGTTATTTAATTGAAGTCTGGTTTAATTTGaatatgattttctaaatttctaAAGTTTATTAGAAATGAACATTAAAGCATGAAATGAAGAAGGTTATTAATATTACATAGATATTGTTGTTACCAGGTAGTGATGAAGAAAAATCCAGCATGGGAGGCTAAGAGTTGGCAGAAGGGGATTCAGGATCCAACTGAAGTAAGGTTGGCGATGATTTACTAACTGCGATTAAGAGATAAGTATGCTCCATAACCATGGCCATTGCTAGCACAACAAAAGCACAAGCAGCACATACCAATGGCGTTTTTCCACTACTTCTGTATACACATTCTGTTTTTCTTGTGTTCATCCATGTCACCTGCCATAtcattaattatatattaattaagagATTTAAGTAATTAATATATATGATTATTATGTACCTGAGAACGTGTGGCTTCTGCTATGAGGCAGAGAGTGAAGGAGGAGAGTCCCAATAGGATTGTGACAAGTACGAGGAACACACCAGTTTTGCTGATCATCAAACATGTCTTCCCTGTGTTTGGTTCGAGATCAGCATGTGTAACTGCCATTCTTGAATTGAATTCTGTTTTAAAAGAGATGGATTTGTATAAAGAGATGGTACAAGAAACATGAGCTAAAAAATAGAACCATCATTTTTCATTAAGGAACGATCAATTAATAAATTGtgaacataaacataaataaaagaaacagagccataatgaaagaaaagagaaacatTAACATTATAAGATTGTGCCAAAAAAAAGAGACTAATTGTTCATTAGAAATAAATTAATCAAAGGAGAAAGTAAGAGTGTTGAATTAATCAAAACCATCTTTTCGGAATTCTTCCAACACATTTCTCATTTTTGAATGCTTTTTCATAGTAATTATCCTTTAAAATACAAAGGAGAAAGTAAGAGTGCTGAATTACATAGAAAATAAATACCACTTAACACATTCAATTTAACTCCAAAGAAAACTTACTTGATTCATGTCTATGGTCTGCAAGGCTTCACCACGAGTGAATATAATGGCATGGTTTTGATTTTCAGGTTTCCCTTCACCAATCACAACTGGAAAACCTGAAAGCTTGATGCGATATACTTCCTGTTAATTCAACATAAAACCATTTCTTAATTAGGAAGCTTGTGCAAACATTTTTCAACTAGATCCTTTTATCTAACTTAGTTTATCCTTTTCTTAGAAAATTTAGGTGAATCATAATTGGAAAATGAGACTTCAAACTTGAACATTTGTCCATACCTCATCATACTTTTCACCTCCTTTTTATGTGCCTTTAATATTTAAGAACTTAAGAGAGTTGGCACTTGCCATTTTTCAATATTCATTCTATTTTTTCCACTTTCATGTCATTAAATTAGTTAATCATAATGACTAACCTGAAGGACAACATGTTTCGAACTTTGGGAGCCTTCGGCATATTCATGAATAAGGAATTTGCAAAGAATGTGATACGGCAGCGAGCATCCAAATTTTGAGGCACATTTATGGCTGATTCCTTTACTGTTAAAAGCAAATGAAGCCTAATAACCTACATAGAAGAAACAAAGACTTAGTAAACAAAATCACAAAGAATAATGCAGCGAATCAACCGGAGTTTATTTGTGAAGACTACCTTCTCCTTCACTGATTTGTTGACAGTAAAATTGGTGTCTATGTTGACAAATCTCTGTCCTCTTTCTTTGGTGTTGAGACGAAGATTTTCCATGACTCTAGAGAAAGAAAAACCAGATCAACATCATAATGCAGCACTTATTGTGATGTTTAATATATATAAAGTTTTGAACATAGAAATGGCCATCAAGCATAAAATCTTGTAAGATAATTTCTACAATATCATGCAAAACATTGACTATTTGGGGCTTCAGTGTCTCGAGTTTGTCGTCTTCAGCTCGCTGCTAATGAGAATGAAAATCCAGTGTTATAAAGACTTCAAAGGGTCTATATAGGAAACTGAGATATTCTGAGAGGAAAGAGTTACCAATAGAGTTAGGAATTTCTCCAATTTCTCACTAAGTGAAGGCAAACCACTCATCTTGAATTCCTTGACAAATGTGTGTTCTTGTATGCTCCATTCAACTTTATCACAAATATGGCTTACAATCCTATCACAATACATGGAAGACCTTGAATAATCAAGAGGATTCCGGTAAAAGCAGAAAGAAAGTTACTGTTTGGTTTATGTTTTCACATTTTGAGAAGAAAAAAGTTGCAAACAATAAAATCATGTTTTCTGATT contains the following coding sequences:
- the LOC107630557 gene encoding callose synthase 7 isoform X2, producing the protein MECQSSKGQKVVRVFYGVDPSEAGAAFAYREPLKEAACLPGFVTYINISTNSFISLNDSYMYSAVVECYETLKDIIYNLLQDEEDKMSSMYCDRIVSHICDKVEWSIQEHTFVKEFKMSGLPSLSEKLEKFLTLLRAEDDKLETLKPQIVNVLHDIVEIILQESWKIFVSTPKKEDRDLST
- the LOC107630557 gene encoding callose synthase 7 isoform X1; its protein translation is MECQSSKGQKVVRVFYGVDPSEAGAAFAYREPLKEAACLPGFVTYINISTNSFISLNDSYMYSAVVECYETLKDIIYNLLQDEEDKMSSMYCDRIVSHICDKVEWSIQEHTFVKEFKMSGLPSLSEKLEKFLTLLQRAEDDKLETLKPQIVNVLHDIVEIILQDSHGKSSSQHQRKRTEICQHRHQFYCQQISEGEGY